The following proteins are co-located in the uncultured Draconibacterium sp. genome:
- a CDS encoding amidohydrolase: protein MKTTIKRNWISSIMSVIVLFTSFSLSAQERTLPQSVIDKMEKVVDANAEYIQDIYKDIHEFAELPFMEFRTAGVVERELTSLGFEVQTEIGITGVVGILRNGDGPVFMYRGDMDALSIKEETGLPYASKQVVTNREGEVVPVSHMCGHDANTTFLIGLAHTMVEMKDQWSGTLVLVAQPAEEIVQGAQAMIDSGLYTKYKVPKPDYFLAQHTGPLPVGSITTTAGRIMTGTTHMDVTFHGIGGHGSSPHHAKDPVVMAGMAIVQLQTVVSRYTDPNEVAVLTIGSVQAGKDHNVIPTEAHLKLKLHFSNEDTMNKMIKGIHNIVNSIALANDVPAEMMPTITQSGFGPAVYNDEEFINQIRSVSEKVDFVNKRIDDFVSSGSEDAFALINGLEDVKGAYLFLGGVTVEEFTQAQKEGKEFPFFVHEPYYHVSMDGITFGTKTAALIALDILQK, encoded by the coding sequence ATGAAAACAACGATTAAAAGAAATTGGATAAGCAGCATAATGAGTGTAATAGTACTTTTTACCTCGTTTAGTTTAAGCGCACAGGAACGCACCCTCCCGCAATCGGTAATCGATAAAATGGAAAAGGTAGTAGATGCGAATGCCGAATACATTCAGGACATTTATAAAGACATCCACGAATTTGCCGAACTTCCTTTTATGGAGTTCCGCACAGCCGGAGTGGTTGAAAGAGAGTTAACAAGTCTGGGATTTGAGGTACAAACCGAAATAGGAATTACCGGCGTTGTCGGAATCCTCCGGAACGGCGACGGACCAGTGTTTATGTACCGTGGCGATATGGATGCGCTTTCGATTAAAGAAGAAACCGGGTTGCCCTATGCCAGCAAACAGGTGGTAACGAACCGGGAGGGAGAAGTAGTGCCCGTTTCGCACATGTGCGGACACGATGCCAACACCACCTTTTTAATTGGCCTGGCGCATACCATGGTAGAAATGAAAGACCAGTGGTCGGGAACTTTGGTATTGGTGGCACAACCTGCCGAAGAAATTGTGCAGGGCGCCCAGGCTATGATCGACAGCGGATTGTACACCAAATACAAGGTGCCCAAACCCGATTATTTTCTGGCACAACACACCGGGCCGCTTCCGGTTGGTTCGATAACAACAACAGCTGGCCGCATAATGACCGGAACCACGCACATGGATGTTACTTTTCACGGAATTGGCGGGCACGGCTCTTCGCCGCATCATGCAAAAGACCCGGTGGTAATGGCCGGAATGGCAATCGTTCAGTTGCAAACAGTTGTGTCGCGTTATACCGACCCGAACGAGGTAGCCGTATTAACCATTGGTAGCGTTCAGGCCGGGAAAGACCACAATGTGATTCCGACAGAAGCACACCTGAAACTAAAGCTGCACTTTTCGAACGAGGACACCATGAATAAAATGATTAAAGGCATTCACAACATAGTAAACAGCATTGCGCTGGCGAACGATGTGCCGGCAGAAATGATGCCAACCATAACACAAAGTGGGTTTGGCCCGGCAGTGTATAACGATGAGGAATTTATAAACCAGATAAGAAGTGTAAGCGAAAAAGTTGACTTTGTAAACAAGCGTATCGATGACTTTGTATCCTCAGGCTCGGAAGATGCCTTTGCCCTGATAAACGGATTGGAAGATGTAAAAGGGGCTTACCTGTTTTTAGGTGGCGTTACTGTTGAAGAGTTTACACAGGCCCAAAAAGAGGGGAAAGAGTTTCCGTTTTTTGTACACGAACCGTATTACCACGTGTCGATGGATGGAATAACCTTTGGAACAAAAACAGCAGCTCTAATAGCCCTCGATATTTTACAGAAATAA